A single Syngnathoides biaculeatus isolate LvHL_M chromosome 18, ASM1980259v1, whole genome shotgun sequence DNA region contains:
- the cdkn2aipnl gene encoding CDKN2AIP N-terminal-like protein codes for MASTDVKDFIRQNRAVANQVETFRGHWESDKHWMPRREFILRNMSEFKGELQMDQLLSLSMVWANNVFLGCRYSTELLDRVKEMAEGIEVEDAPVFKTRDEIIKQQQGR; via the exons ATGGCCTCCACGGACGTGAAAGACTTTATCCGTCAAAACCGCGCCGTGGCCAACCAAGTGGAGACGTTCCGGGGGCACTGGGAGAGCGACAAGCATTGGATGCCGAGGAGGGAATTCATACTGCGTAATATGAGCGAGTTCAAGGGCGAGCTGCAAATGGACCAGCTGCTTTCCCTGTCGATGGTGTGGGCCAACAACGTATTCCTCGGTTGCcg gtatAGCACAGAGCTCCTGGACAGAGTGAAGGAGATGGCCGAGGGCATCGAGGTGGAAGACGCGCCCGTCTTCAAGACAAGAGATGAGATCATAAAGCAGCAGCAG GGCAGATGA
- the ube2b gene encoding ubiquitin-conjugating enzyme E2 B isoform X2 → MSTPARRRLMRDFKRLQEDPPTGVSGAPSENNIMLWNAVIFGPVGTPFEDGTFKLLIEFSEEYPNKPPTVRFVSRMFHPNVYADGSICLDILQNRWSPTYDVSSILTSIQSLLDEPNPNSPANSQAAQLYQENKREYEKRVTAIVEQSWVDV, encoded by the exons ACTTCAAGAGGACCCTCCCACCGGCGTGAGCGGAGCGCCTTCGGAGAACAATATCATGCTTTGGAACGCTGTTATTTTTGG GCCCGTGGGCACGCCATTTGAAGATG GAACGTTTAAGCTTCTGATCGAGTTTTCAGAGGAGTACCCAAACAAGCCTCCCACGGTTCGCTTTGTATCCAGAATGTTTCACCCCAATG TGTACGCAGATGGCAGTATATGTTTAGATATCCTCCAGAACCGCTGGAGCCCAACGTATGACGTATCGTCCATACTCACCTCCATCCAG tCGTTGCTGGACGAGCCCAACCCCAACAGCCCGGCCAACAGCCAGGCGGCACAGCTCTACCAGGAGAACAAGCGCGAATACGAGAAGCGAGTGACAGCCATTGTGGAGCAGAGCTGGGTGGACGTGTGA